From a single Hemitrygon akajei chromosome 28, sHemAka1.3, whole genome shotgun sequence genomic region:
- the LOC140717581 gene encoding type 2 DNA topoisomerase 6 subunit B-like, whose amino-acid sequence MAQMERHGSNVGQMAGKIIENLVTKIKHDNRRLQRPPALEGDLLVWVNAVNSSLRSHREGLFCIVTVAAAGQWIANDQTDKFYKVIERLLFQLSLTARQPDTEDADLNERLGSSLFRLTFEISERNSTIMADCLTIQDFLHRISIVNPQE is encoded by the exons ATGGCGCAAATGGAGCGCCATGGGAGTAACGTGGGACAGATGGCAGGGAAG ATTATAGAAAACCTCGTTACTAAAATAAAACATGATAACAGAAGATTGCAAAGACCTCCTGCACTCGAAGGAGATCTGTTAGTATGGGTTAATGCTGTGAACTCCAGTTTACGTTCCCACAGAGAGGGGCTGTTTTGTATTGTGACAG TGGCAGCTGCCGGACAATGGATCGCCAACGATCAAACCGATAAGTTTTACAAAG TTATAGAAAGGCTGTTATTCCAGCTGTCCTTGACTGCAAGGCAACCAGATACAGAAGATGCTGACTTAAATGAGAGGCTCGGCTCTTCATTGTTCAGACTGACATTTGAG ATTTCGGAGAGGAATAGCACCATTATGGCAGACTGCTTAACAATTCAGGATTTCTTGCACAGGATCAGTATTGTCAATCCACAG